A single region of the Ptychodera flava strain L36383 chromosome 9, AS_Pfla_20210202, whole genome shotgun sequence genome encodes:
- the LOC139139697 gene encoding uncharacterized protein, translating into MNEFFTGGSAADRGTSFHTKNVLNQRNVKKNVMESYNHVTDFLDIVTEGYVCLLAMKQLNVSSLSGKPPNADNIDDSWDAKEEYVYSVAKNVVDEIWMPFSDSSLKAIVEGDSPDITKDAQCVSSNTCRDSIAIDNHNAREARREDHVYNYSCALLWKCLNDRVRKDAVRHNDGPMMVADWRHDTVDFWNKGHPKYLILAHRFLAGVNGWWPPRLANEIIWNRTVNLHGGSGHNIVMDLCNEFLNNEFKESLKKTRGRYTTEHISRLSQMGGSMGKSLHKISEHEISRTHIIQSGGGCDHAKQVKKFVTEYKSDKLFDIVPGRYHSAFAGYKYSTEIKNTQNFHRRLKKYSVKLDRSRQVVPRSSQQ; encoded by the exons ATGAATGAGTTTTTCACTGGAGGAAGTGCAGCAGATAGAGGTACATCATTCCACACTAAAAATGTCCTGAACCAAAGGAATGTGAAGAAAAACGTGATGGAGAGCTATAATCATGTTACTGACTTTCTGGATATAGTGACTGAAGgctatgtctgtctgttggccATGAAACAACTGAATGTATCATCTCTGAGTGGAAAGCCACCGAATGCAGACAACATTGATGACAGTTGGGATGCCAAAGAAGAGTATGTCTATTCTGTGGCCAAGAATGttgttgatgaaatttggaTGCCTTTCTCAGATTCCTCTTTGAAAGCGATTGTTGAGGGAGACTCACCCGATATTACCAAGGATGCTCAATGTGTTTCAAGCAATACATGTAGAG ATTCCATTGCTATTGACAACCACAATGCTAGAGAAGCAAGACGTGAAGATCATGTGTATAACTACAGCTGTGCTTTACTATGGAAATGCTTGAATGACCGTGTGAGAAAGGATGCTGTCAGACACAATGATGGACCAATGATGGTGGCAGATTGGCGTCATGATACTGTGGACTTCTGGAATAAAGGGCATCCTAAATACCTTATCTTGGCACACAGATTTCTTGCAG gGGTAAATGGATGGTGGCCACCACGCTTGGCCAATGAAATAATATGGAACAGAACTGTGAACTTACATGGGGGAAGTGGGCACAACATAGTGATGGATTTGTGTAATGAGTTTCTAAACAATGAATTCAAAG AATCGCTGAAGAAGACCAGAGGTCGTTACACAACAGAACATATATCAAGACTGAGCCAGATGGGTGGCAGCATGGGGAAATCTTTGCATAAAATATCCGAACATGAGATTTCACGAACTCATATAATTCAATCGGGGGGTGGGTGTGACCACGCGAAGCAAGTTAAGAAATTTGTCACAGAATACAAATCTGACAAGCTGTTTGATATTGTTCCTGGAAGATATCACTCTGCATTTGCTGGATATAAGTATAgcactgaaataaaaaatacacagaATTTTCACAGaagattaaaaaaatattcagtaaaaCTGGATAGATCAAGGCAGGTTGTACCAAGAAGCAGtcaacaataa